From one Trifolium pratense cultivar HEN17-A07 linkage group LG1, ARS_RC_1.1, whole genome shotgun sequence genomic stretch:
- the LOC123911212 gene encoding AT-hook motif nuclear-localized protein 29-like has product MNMKTKSLLDHDSKRSQELQHGSQNNPKNCVIVRKYIPVADRSHVLEITTGTDVLKCLFDYIYCRGRGITILSGNGEVANVTLRQPTGRIETFMGRFNILSIFGTIHPPMTPVSEGGLEVFLASTTGQIIGGSVMPPLVALGPVVLVVVSFANIADGQMEEGDVDLFNGGESTSEMSNVVKRPLFSRL; this is encoded by the coding sequence ATGAATATGAAAACAAAGAGTTTGTTGGATCATGATTCTAAGAGAAGCCAAGAGCTTCAACATGGTTCACAGAACAACCCAAAAAATTGTGTCATAGTAAGAAAGTACATCCCTGTTGCAGACAGATCTCATGTTCTTGAGATCACTACCGGAACTGATGTATTAAAATGTCTATTTGATTACATTTATTGTCGAGGGAGGGGCATCACCATCCTCAGTGGAAATGGAGAGGTGGCTAATGTCACCCTTCGTCAACCCACGGGGAGAATTGAAACCTTTATGGGAAGGTTCAATATTCTGTCAATATTTGGGACCATTCACCCACCGATGACTCCGGTAAGTGAAGGAGGATTAGAAGTTTTCTTAGCAAGCACTACAGGACAAATAATTGGGGGAAGTGTTATGCCCCCTCTGGTGGCTTTGGGTCCAGTGGTGTTGGTGGTTGTTTCCTTTGCAAACATTGCAGATGGCCAAATGGAAGAAGGCGATGTTGACTTGTTCAATGGTGGAGAATCAACATCTGAAATGAGTAACGTCGTCAAACGTCCCTTATTCTCTCGTCTCTAG
- the LOC123900113 gene encoding transcription factor TGA2.3-like, with amino-acid sequence MMQNFNTAQSDSPLYSHSSFLLRGDEPFPNLYPPTRFFDPQLSFQQHHHAVDLSSVFGAKSNNVAAVASNLQYGTFNNYNFGSASSAMEDNSQKTEDTSTEDNIDIDHKNNQCFSNVSWCNGVGNKALVDVDSKDQCNSTKDKTEEQKTLRRLVQNREAARKSRLRKKAYVQQLENSRLRLAQIEQELQQVQQQGVFVANGVAADRGHSVVGNGALAFDMDYARWVDEHQRLINDIRLAINSQIGDNELHLLVDGAMTHYDELYKLKSIGAKADVFHILSGLWITPAERCFMWLGGFRSSELLKIVTNHLEALTDPQLMAIYNLQHSSQQAEDALSQGMEALQQSLTETLSSTSSTASGNVAEYMGQMAIAMTKLATLETFIHQADLLRQQTLQQLNRILTARQAARALLVINDFILRIRALNSLWLACPKEY; translated from the exons atgatgcAAAACTTCAACACAGCTCAATCAGATTCACCACTCTATTCTCACTCTTCCTTCTTGCTGAg GGGAGATGAACCCTTTCCCAATCTATATCCACCAACGCGTTTCTTTGATCCTCAACTTTCATTTCAACAACACCACCATGCTGTTGATTTAA GTTCTGTGTTTGGTGCAAAGTCTAATAATGTTGCTGCTGTTGCAAGTAACTTGCAGTACGGAACATTCAACAATTAT AACTTTGGTTCAGCTTCTTCAGCTATGGAAGATAACAGTCAAAAGACTGAAGATACTTCAACAGAAGATAATATTGACATTGATCATAAAAACAACCAA TGTTTCTCTAATGTGTCTTGGTGCAATGGTGTTGGGAACAAAGCTCTTGTAGATGTTGACTCCAAGGATCAATGTAATAGTACTAAGGATAAAACTGAGGAGCAAAAG ACTCTTCGTCGGCTTGTGCAGAATCGTGAGGCTGCAAGGAAAAGTCGGTTAAGGAAAAAG GCATATGTGCAGCAATTGGAGAACAGTCGACTTAGGCTTGCTCAAATAGAGCAAGAGCTTCAACAAGTACAACAGCAG GGTGTATTTGTTGCAAATGGTGTTGCAGCGGATCGTGGTCATTCAGTTGTTGGAAACG GTGCATTAGCATTCGATATGGACTATGCCCGTTGGGTTGACGAACATCAACGATTAATCAATGACATAAGATTAGCTATAAATTCACAAATCGGCGATAATGAACTGCATCTTCTTGTTGATGGTGCCATGACACATTATGATGAGTTATACAAGTTGAAGAGTATAGGTGCAAAAGCTGATGTATTTCACATACTTTCTGGGTTGTGGATAACACCTGCAGAAAGATGTTTCATGTGGCTCGGTGGATTCCGTTCATCTGAACTTCTCAAG ATAGTTACAAACCACCTTGAGGCATTAACGGATCCACAGTTGATGGCGATCTACAATCTGCAGCATTCTTCTCAGCAGGCTGAAGATGCATTATCTCAAGGCATGGAAGCATTGCAACAATCTCTTACAGAAACACTTTCCTCTACCTCATCCACTGCATCTGGAAATGTTGCCGAGTATATGGGCCAAATGGCCATTGCAATGACCAAACTTGCCACACTAGAGACTTTCATTCATCAG GCTGATCTCTTGAGGCAACAAACACTGCAACAGTTGAATCGAATTTTGACCGCGCGCCAAGCTGCTCGTGCTCTCCTTGTGATAAACGATTTCATTTTACGAATTCGAGCACTCAATTCATTATGGTTAGCCTGTCCTAAAGAATACTAG
- the LOC123900120 gene encoding uncharacterized protein LOC123900120, with product MSQLFIIYLENPAIMEMNSEEPSVFFEAENEDDTFYAEIKRQILLLTSEDNEDLVETKSFDNSDVANDGSNRSVYGFNGLITPRRKFDLWETGSSGSAPVWLVNLWKNGKGTGVFIPQVSCKENQRPARMNNGRRKIYRQVVNKK from the exons ATGTCACAACTATTCATAATTTACTTAGAAAATCCTGCTATTATGGAGATGAATTCTGAGGAACCTAGTGTGTTTTTTGAGGCGGAGAACGAGGATGATACTTTTTATGCCGAGATTAAGAGACAGATTCTGTTGTTGACATCTGAAGATAATGAAGATTTAGTTGAAACCAAAAGTTTTGACAACAGTGATGTTGCTAATGATGGTTCAAATAGGTCAGTTTATGGTTTTAACGGTTTGATAACGCCTAGGAGAAAATTCGATTTGTGGGAAACTGGGAGCTCGGGTTCAGCACCGGTTTGGCTAGTGAATTTGTGGAAGAATGGCAAAGGAACTGGAGTGTTCATTCCTCAAGTTTCATGCAAGGAAAATCAAAGACCAG CAAGAATGAACAATGGGAGGAGGAAAATCTATAGGCAAGTGGTGAATAAGAAATGA